In the Lysinibacillus sp. PLM2 genome, one interval contains:
- a CDS encoding iron-dicitrate ABC transporter ATP-binding protein, with protein MSTTYDFRVNKLVSGYENKTIIHGIDLEVPKNKISVIIGANGCGKSTLLKTMAKLIKPTEGDVTLDGKAINSYPPKRLARILGILPQSPVVPAGITVADLVGRGRFPHQSMFSGWSKKDYEAVEEAMEFMNIIEFADHDIDELSGGQRQRVWIAMALAQQTDILFLDEPTTFLDITYQVEILDLLTNLNHKYGTTIVMVLHDINLSARYADHIFAVKNGKLLAEGAPTEVLTADLVKSVFDLDCVVIPDPISDTPLIIPKGRYHVKE; from the coding sequence ATGAGTACGACGTATGATTTTCGAGTAAACAAATTAGTTTCTGGATATGAAAATAAAACGATCATTCATGGGATTGATCTTGAAGTGCCAAAAAATAAAATTAGTGTCATTATTGGAGCAAATGGTTGTGGTAAATCAACTTTATTAAAAACGATGGCGAAACTAATTAAGCCTACGGAGGGGGATGTTACTCTTGATGGAAAAGCAATTAATAGTTATCCCCCAAAGCGGTTAGCGCGTATTTTAGGGATCCTTCCACAGTCGCCTGTCGTTCCAGCTGGAATTACTGTTGCGGATTTAGTCGGTCGAGGGAGATTTCCACATCAATCTATGTTTAGTGGATGGTCTAAAAAAGATTATGAAGCTGTAGAAGAAGCAATGGAGTTTATGAACATTATTGAATTTGCAGATCATGATATTGATGAACTTTCAGGAGGGCAAAGGCAGCGCGTATGGATTGCAATGGCCCTTGCGCAACAAACAGATATCTTATTTCTCGACGAGCCTACTACCTTTTTAGATATAACTTATCAGGTGGAAATATTAGACCTACTAACAAATTTAAACCATAAGTATGGAACAACGATTGTAATGGTATTGCACGATATTAATTTATCAGCACGATATGCAGACCATATTTTTGCAGTAAAGAACGGAAAGCTTTTAGCAGAAGGGGCACCTACAGAAGTGCTAACTGCGGACCTTGTAAAATCTGTTTTTGACTTAGATTGTGTTGTCATTCCAGATCCTATTTCAGATACTCCATTAATCATTCCAAAAGGGCGGTATCATGTAAAGGAATGA
- a CDS encoding dehydrogenase, with translation MITAKARAVDGPDKPFRAAEIKRRDLDLNDVLIEIKFAGICHSDIHTAHGEWGPVNYPLVPGHEIAGIVTAVGPNVTKYKVGDRVGVGCMVDSCGECENCRKGEEQFCHKGNIPTYAGVDKYGEPTQGGYSTHIVVTEDFVLRIPDSIELDKAAPLLCAGITTYSPLNHWGAGLGKKVAIIGMGGLGHMAVQIAHAMGAEVTVLSQSLKKKGDGLELGADHYYATSDPETFEKLASTFDLIINTVSAKINLDAYLGLLTLDGTLVNVGAPAEPLSLRVMNLIGHRRSFAGSLIGGIRETQEMLDFCAKHNIVPKIEVITADQIDEAYERVLASDVKYRFVIDISTM, from the coding sequence ATGATAACAGCAAAAGCGAGAGCAGTCGATGGTCCAGACAAGCCATTTCGAGCTGCTGAAATTAAAAGACGTGACCTAGATTTAAACGATGTATTAATTGAGATTAAGTTTGCAGGCATCTGTCATTCAGATATCCATACAGCACATGGGGAATGGGGTCCTGTGAATTATCCACTCGTTCCAGGGCATGAAATTGCAGGAATTGTTACAGCAGTAGGACCTAACGTTACAAAATATAAAGTAGGTGACCGAGTAGGAGTAGGATGCATGGTAGACTCTTGCGGTGAATGTGAAAATTGCCGTAAAGGGGAAGAACAGTTCTGTCATAAAGGAAATATTCCTACCTATGCTGGGGTTGATAAGTATGGTGAACCAACTCAAGGCGGCTATTCTACTCACATAGTGGTAACCGAAGACTTCGTATTGAGAATTCCTGATAGCATTGAGCTAGACAAGGCAGCACCACTACTATGTGCAGGGATTACGACATATTCGCCATTAAACCATTGGGGAGCGGGACTAGGGAAAAAGGTAGCAATAATTGGAATGGGTGGTCTTGGCCATATGGCAGTTCAAATCGCCCATGCAATGGGTGCTGAGGTTACTGTTTTATCCCAGTCTTTGAAGAAAAAAGGTGACGGATTGGAGCTTGGGGCAGATCATTACTATGCAACAAGCGACCCAGAAACTTTTGAAAAACTTGCGAGTACATTTGATTTAATTATTAATACAGTAAGTGCAAAAATTAATTTGGATGCTTATTTAGGATTGTTAACACTCGATGGAACACTTGTAAATGTCGGTGCTCCTGCAGAACCATTATCACTAAGAGTGATGAATTTAATTGGACATCGCCGTTCATTTGCAGGTTCTTTGATTGGCGGTATTCGTGAAACTCAAGAAATGTTGGATTTCTGTGCGAAACATAATATTGTTCCTAAAATTGAAGTCATTACTGCAGATCAAATTGACGAAGCATACGAGCGTGTACTAGCTTCAGATGTAAAGTATCGATTCGTGATTGATATTAGCACTATGTGA
- the yfkM gene encoding general stress protein 18 has translation MAKVAFLLAGGFEDSEMKNPYEAIKEAGHETTIIGLEKGTECKGKKGTVSYTAELASSEAKASDFDAVVIPGGSAPEALRVNDDVVRFVKELNEQGKLISGICHGPQVMISADILKGKAATCYIGIRDDVKLAGADYKDEEVVVSENLITSRTPNDEPAFIREILAKLA, from the coding sequence ATGGCAAAGGTTGCATTTCTTTTAGCAGGTGGATTTGAAGATTCTGAAATGAAAAATCCTTATGAGGCAATTAAAGAAGCTGGACATGAGACAACAATCATTGGTCTAGAAAAGGGTACTGAATGTAAAGGGAAAAAAGGAACAGTGTCCTACACTGCTGAATTAGCTTCATCAGAAGCAAAAGCAAGCGACTTTGACGCAGTAGTTATTCCAGGTGGATCAGCTCCAGAAGCTTTACGAGTAAATGATGATGTTGTTCGTTTTGTAAAAGAGCTAAATGAACAAGGTAAGCTTATTTCTGGTATTTGTCATGGACCTCAAGTAATGATTAGCGCTGATATCTTAAAAGGAAAAGCTGCAACATGTTATATCGGAATTCGTGATGACGTAAAATTAGCTGGTGCAGATTATAAAGATGAAGAAGTAGTAGTTAGTGAAAACTTGATAACATCTCGTACTCCTAATGACGAACCTGCTTTCATTCGTGAAATTCTAGCAAAATTAGCATAA
- a CDS encoding hypothetical protein (frameshifted, deletion at around 3737497), producing MKTYSISEVAKALNLTVYTLRYYDKEGLMPFVERTSSGIRIFKESDIDALRIIECLKATGMPIKEIKNFIDWCSKGDSTLQQRYDMFLERKKPL from the coding sequence ATGAAAACATATTCTATAAGTGAAGTTGCAAAGGCATTAAATCTTACAGTGTATACATTGCGTTACTATGATAAAGAAGGGCTTATGCCTTTTGTAGAGCGCACTTCTAGTGGCATTCGAATATTTAAAGAATCTGATATCGATGCTTTAAGAATTATTGAATGTCTAAAAGCGACTGGAATGCCTATTAAGGAGATTAAAAATTTCATTGATTGGTGCTCTAAAGGTGATTCAACACTACAGCAAAGGTATGATATGTTTTTAGAGCGAAAAAAGCCATTGTAG